The following coding sequences are from one Candidatus Methylomirabilota bacterium window:
- a CDS encoding O-antigen ligase family protein — protein sequence MWPSGGLRSRARTIAECGLLVYLLTIPMGRALPGWTRELPLLLIVWGMVLARLPRGRPSPSVPPFGLLVPFALFMSTTGISVLFSAFPEASLSRAAYAPIAALLFLAIQDVLIQPSAYRRLLVVASVVVLLLGLDGAYQFWTGASLLGGNLRFGGPGGRIAGSLPNPNDMALIPILLPLALTVVVFVPWPWATALTLLGLPVALATTLLSGSRNAWLGLAVAFGTLGAFRSHHRLALGAAALAAALFAAALALGLGHIADRMHLIFDAPNDPRVGYWLVAWRMFTESPLFGKGIHTYEEFYLPYLSRIRLPAGYAPEVAFIPWAHNLYLEILAERGIVGAVGCGALGLAITRGLVRVFVDSMPAEAKCVAAGVASALAAFLVLGIFDLTFLKDWVLLIFVLLAALVARLPIFSGSVPPPPD from the coding sequence ATGTGGCCGTCGGGCGGGCTCCGGAGCCGGGCCCGGACCATCGCGGAGTGTGGGCTTCTCGTTTACCTTCTCACGATCCCGATGGGCCGGGCGCTGCCCGGATGGACCCGAGAGCTTCCCCTGCTCCTCATCGTGTGGGGGATGGTGCTCGCCCGGCTTCCCCGCGGCCGCCCATCGCCGTCAGTGCCGCCCTTCGGGCTGTTGGTGCCGTTCGCCCTCTTCATGTCGACCACGGGCATCTCAGTTCTTTTCTCCGCCTTTCCCGAAGCGAGCCTGAGTCGTGCCGCCTATGCGCCGATCGCAGCCCTCCTGTTTCTGGCGATCCAGGATGTCCTGATCCAACCCTCGGCGTACCGCCGTCTGCTCGTCGTTGCTTCCGTCGTCGTGTTGCTGCTCGGATTGGACGGTGCCTACCAGTTCTGGACCGGGGCGAGTCTGCTGGGCGGAAACCTGCGATTCGGCGGCCCTGGTGGCCGGATTGCCGGGAGCCTCCCCAACCCGAACGACATGGCCTTGATCCCGATCCTGCTCCCGCTGGCGCTGACCGTCGTCGTCTTCGTCCCGTGGCCCTGGGCGACCGCGCTCACGCTCCTTGGACTTCCCGTCGCTCTGGCCACGACGCTGCTGAGCGGGAGCCGCAACGCCTGGCTGGGGCTCGCCGTGGCGTTCGGCACCCTCGGGGCCTTCCGGAGCCACCACCGGCTCGCGCTCGGTGCGGCAGCGCTGGCCGCGGCCCTCTTCGCCGCGGCTCTCGCGCTCGGACTCGGCCACATCGCCGACCGGATGCACCTGATCTTCGATGCGCCGAATGACCCGCGCGTCGGGTACTGGCTCGTGGCGTGGCGCATGTTCACCGAATCCCCCCTGTTCGGTAAGGGGATCCACACGTACGAGGAGTTCTACCTGCCGTACCTGAGCCGCATCCGGCTCCCCGCCGGCTACGCACCCGAGGTGGCGTTCATCCCGTGGGCGCACAACCTTTACCTGGAGATCCTCGCCGAGCGGGGGATCGTCGGCGCCGTGGGCTGTGGCGCGCTGGGCTTGGCCATCACCCGCGGTCTGGTCCGGGTCTTCGTGGACTCGATGCCGGCAGAGGCGAAATGCGTCGCGGCGGGTGTGGCGAGCGCGCTGGCCGCATTCCTCGTTCTGGGGATCTTCGATCTGACCTTCTTGAAGGATTGGGTGCTGCTGATCTTCGTGCTACTGGCGGCCCTGGTCGCGCGGCTTCCGATATTCTCCGGGTCTGTTCCACCCCCGCCCGATTAG
- a CDS encoding prevent-host-death family protein — MRRWETGRVGVRELRQSLSVYLRRVAQGEIFQVTDRGHAVAILAPLPAGASPLERLVAAGRATAPRGDLRELGAPRGGRASRRTSRALREVRAERL, encoded by the coding sequence ATGCGGCGATGGGAGACGGGCCGGGTGGGGGTCCGGGAGCTCCGGCAGAGCCTGAGCGTGTACCTGCGGAGGGTGGCCCAAGGGGAGATCTTCCAGGTCACCGATCGGGGCCACGCGGTGGCCATCCTGGCGCCACTGCCGGCCGGGGCCTCCCCGCTCGAGCGACTGGTCGCCGCCGGGCGGGCCACGGCTCCCCGCGGTGACCTCCGGGAGCTCGGAGCGCCTCGCGGCGGTCGAGCCTCGCGACGGACGAGCCGGGCCCTCCGTGAGGTGCGAGCCGAGCGGCTGTGA
- a CDS encoding sugar phosphate isomerase/epimerase family protein encodes MAPHRLVLHTWTLDTTPLADVLGVARRVGWDAVELRRLDFARAAEAGRPAEAVLDLVRASGLPVACVGVEYGWMYAEGSERRRLLEAFAESCRWAAALGSPRVMSPVDRGAGDLRRAAASVREAGDLAAAHGVVLALEFNSQAEQFNTLDRLRELLALAGHRDCRLLLDTYHLHRSGGGPSSVAGLTAEEIGYVQYSDVRASAAEPGKTADRLPPGHGDVPFREIFARLAALGYAGDLSYEAPNPAAWSRDPEAVAREALDATRACLPEA; translated from the coding sequence GTGGCCCCTCACCGGCTGGTTCTCCACACCTGGACCCTGGACACGACGCCCCTGGCCGACGTCCTGGGCGTGGCCCGGCGCGTCGGCTGGGACGCCGTTGAGCTGCGCCGGCTGGACTTCGCCCGCGCCGCCGAGGCCGGCCGCCCGGCCGAGGCGGTCCTCGACCTGGTCCGGGCCAGCGGGCTGCCGGTCGCGTGCGTGGGCGTCGAGTACGGCTGGATGTACGCCGAGGGGTCCGAGCGCCGGCGGCTGCTCGAGGCCTTCGCCGAGTCGTGCCGCTGGGCGGCGGCGCTCGGGTCCCCCCGGGTCATGAGCCCGGTCGACCGCGGGGCCGGCGACCTGCGGCGGGCGGCGGCCAGTGTCCGCGAGGCCGGAGACCTGGCGGCGGCCCACGGGGTCGTCCTGGCCCTCGAGTTCAACTCGCAGGCCGAGCAGTTCAACACCCTCGACCGGCTGCGCGAGCTGCTCGCGCTCGCCGGGCACCGGGACTGCCGGCTCCTCCTCGACACCTACCACCTCCACCGGAGCGGGGGCGGACCGAGCTCCGTGGCCGGGCTGACCGCCGAGGAGATCGGCTACGTCCAGTACAGCGACGTGCGGGCGAGCGCCGCCGAGCCCGGGAAGACGGCGGACCGCCTGCCGCCGGGCCACGGCGACGTCCCGTTCCGGGAGATCTTCGCGCGCCTGGCGGCTCTAGGGTATGCGGGCGACCTGAGCTACGAAGCCCCCAATCCGGCCGCCTGGTCGCGCGATCCCGAGGCCGTCGCCCGCGAGGCCCTCGACGCGACGCGGGCCTGCCTCCCCGAGGCGTGA
- a CDS encoding ABC transporter substrate-binding protein yields the protein MRTNLIALGSLAAALLASSPTNAQQTIKIGLIMPYSGQFADTATQMDNAIKLYVKQKGDAVGGKKIELIRRDTGGVAPDVAKRLAQELIVRDNVDILAGFVLTPNALAAGDVSAEGKKLMVVMNAATSVITTKSPYIVRTSVTTPQLNESFGSWAYKTGVRKIYSMVSDFGPAHDAEGAFHRAFKEAGGEIVGSVRFPVANPDFSAFVQRARDLNPEAIYIWVPGGVQPAAIGKALAERGIDPRKTRILGQGELTEEEALKSMGDAGLGIITVYHYDYNHDSPLNREFVRAYHDASGRNPNIYSIGGYDGMHLIYEALKKTGGKTDADSLVAAAKGMTWESPRGPVSIDPETRDIVQTVYIRRVEKVGGQLRNVEFDKVENVKDPVKARLKK from the coding sequence ATGCGAACGAACCTGATCGCACTTGGCAGCCTCGCCGCCGCGCTGCTCGCCAGCTCGCCGACGAATGCGCAGCAGACGATCAAGATCGGGCTGATCATGCCGTATTCCGGCCAGTTCGCCGATACCGCCACCCAGATGGACAACGCCATCAAGCTCTACGTCAAACAGAAGGGCGACGCCGTCGGCGGCAAGAAGATCGAGCTCATCCGCCGGGATACCGGCGGGGTCGCCCCCGACGTGGCCAAGCGCCTCGCGCAAGAGCTGATCGTGCGCGACAACGTGGACATCCTCGCCGGCTTCGTGCTCACGCCCAATGCGCTGGCCGCCGGCGATGTCTCGGCCGAGGGCAAGAAGCTCATGGTGGTCATGAATGCCGCGACGTCGGTCATCACGACCAAGTCGCCGTACATCGTGCGCACCTCGGTCACCACGCCCCAGTTGAACGAATCGTTCGGGTCCTGGGCCTACAAGACCGGGGTCCGGAAGATCTATTCGATGGTGTCCGACTTCGGCCCGGCCCACGACGCCGAGGGCGCGTTCCATCGCGCGTTCAAGGAAGCGGGCGGCGAGATCGTCGGGTCGGTGCGGTTCCCGGTGGCGAATCCCGACTTCTCGGCCTTCGTCCAGCGCGCCCGGGACCTGAACCCGGAAGCGATCTACATCTGGGTCCCCGGCGGGGTACAGCCGGCCGCGATCGGCAAGGCGCTGGCCGAGCGCGGCATCGACCCCAGGAAGACCCGGATTCTGGGACAGGGCGAGCTGACCGAGGAAGAAGCCCTGAAAAGCATGGGCGACGCCGGGCTCGGCATCATCACCGTCTACCATTACGACTACAACCACGACTCCCCGCTGAACCGCGAGTTCGTCAGGGCCTACCACGACGCCAGCGGGCGGAATCCGAACATCTACAGCATCGGCGGCTATGACGGCATGCACCTCATCTACGAGGCGCTCAAGAAGACCGGCGGCAAGACCGACGCGGACTCCCTGGTCGCGGCGGCCAAGGGGATGACGTGGGAGAGTCCCCGGGGCCCGGTCTCCATCGATCCCGAGACCCGCGACATCGTCCAGACCGTCTACATCCGGCGGGTGGAGAAGGTCGGCGGCCAGCTGCGCAACGTCGAGTTCGACAAGGTCGAGAACGTCAAGGACCCGGTCAAGGCCCGCCTGAAGAAGTGA